A genomic window from Streptomyces broussonetiae includes:
- a CDS encoding ArsR/SmtB family transcription factor — MTETATAGRALPHPERSEIRLEAVLHALSDPLRLQIVRELAARNTELTCSQFDLPVTKSTSTHHFRVLRESGVVRQVYRGTAKMNGLRREDLDSLFPGLLDSLLAAAGRQCLRLGEGA; from the coding sequence CCGAGACCGCCACCGCCGGCCGTGCTCTGCCGCACCCGGAGCGGTCGGAGATCCGCCTGGAGGCCGTGCTGCATGCTCTCTCCGATCCGCTGCGACTGCAGATCGTGCGCGAACTGGCCGCCCGGAATACAGAGTTGACCTGCTCGCAGTTCGACCTTCCGGTGACCAAGTCCACCAGCACGCACCACTTCAGGGTGCTGCGCGAGAGCGGGGTCGTCCGCCAGGTCTACCGGGGCACGGCCAAGATGAACGGCCTGCGCCGGGAGGATCTGGACAGCCTCTTCCCGGGGCTGCTCGACAGCCTTCTCGCCGCCGCCGGCCGGCAGTGTCTGCGCCTCGGCGAGGGCGCCTGA
- a CDS encoding nucleobase:cation symporter-2 family protein, with product MATTADVHPVDEILPVRQLAAFGLQHVLAMYAGAVAVPLIVGGAMKLSAADLAYLITADLLVCGVATLVQCVGFWRFGVRLPIMQGCTFAAVSPMVLIGTKGGGLPAVYGAVIVAGLAIMLLAPVFGRLLRFFPPLVTGTVILIIGVSLLPVAGNWAAGGAGAKDFGEPKNLALAAFVLLVVLAVQRFAPAFLARIAVLTGIVVGLAVAVPFGFANFSGVRGADWVGISTPFHFGAPAFHGSAIVSMLVVALVTMTETTGDLIAVGELTGRTVEPRSLADGLRADGLSTVLGGVFNTFPYTAYAQNVGLVGMTRVRSRWVVAAAGGILVLLGLLPKLGAVVAAVPEPVLGGAGLVMFGTVAASGLRTLAGVDFHGNNNLTVVAVSVAIGMLPVGVPTVYGRFPDWFQTVMNSGISAGCVSAVVLNLVFNHLPARAGSDTAGPACAATADGAARRRWR from the coding sequence ATGGCCACCACCGCAGACGTGCACCCCGTCGACGAGATACTCCCGGTACGACAGCTGGCCGCCTTCGGGCTGCAGCACGTGCTCGCGATGTACGCGGGCGCGGTCGCCGTGCCGCTGATCGTGGGCGGCGCGATGAAGCTGTCGGCCGCCGACCTGGCGTATCTGATCACCGCCGACCTGCTGGTGTGTGGTGTCGCCACGCTCGTCCAGTGCGTCGGCTTCTGGCGCTTCGGTGTGCGGCTGCCGATCATGCAGGGCTGTACGTTCGCGGCCGTCTCGCCGATGGTGCTGATCGGGACCAAGGGCGGCGGGCTGCCCGCGGTCTACGGCGCGGTGATCGTCGCGGGGCTGGCGATCATGCTGCTCGCGCCGGTCTTCGGCAGGCTGCTGCGGTTCTTCCCGCCGCTGGTGACCGGCACGGTGATCCTGATCATCGGGGTCTCGCTGCTGCCGGTGGCGGGCAACTGGGCGGCGGGCGGCGCCGGTGCGAAGGACTTCGGAGAGCCGAAGAACCTGGCGCTGGCGGCCTTCGTGCTGCTGGTGGTCCTGGCCGTGCAGCGGTTCGCGCCCGCCTTCCTCGCCAGGATCGCCGTCCTGACCGGGATCGTGGTGGGTCTGGCGGTCGCGGTGCCGTTCGGGTTCGCGAACTTCAGCGGGGTCCGGGGCGCGGACTGGGTGGGCATCAGTACGCCGTTCCACTTCGGGGCGCCGGCGTTCCACGGGTCCGCGATCGTGTCCATGCTGGTGGTGGCGCTGGTGACGATGACCGAGACGACCGGTGATCTGATCGCCGTCGGCGAGCTGACCGGGCGAACGGTGGAACCGCGTTCCCTCGCCGACGGGCTGCGCGCGGACGGTCTGTCGACGGTGCTCGGCGGGGTGTTCAACACCTTTCCGTACACGGCGTACGCGCAGAACGTGGGCCTGGTCGGCATGACGCGGGTGCGCAGCCGCTGGGTGGTCGCGGCGGCCGGCGGGATCCTGGTACTGCTGGGCCTGTTGCCCAAGCTGGGCGCGGTGGTCGCGGCCGTCCCGGAGCCGGTGCTGGGCGGCGCCGGTCTGGTGATGTTCGGTACGGTCGCGGCGAGCGGGCTGCGGACCCTGGCGGGGGTGGACTTCCACGGCAACAACAACCTGACCGTGGTGGCCGTTTCGGTGGCGATCGGCATGCTGCCGGTGGGCGTGCCGACCGTCTACGGCAGGTTCCCCGACTGGTTCCAGACGGTGATGAACAGCGGCATCAGCGCGGGCTGTGTGTCCGCCGTCGTGCTGAACCTGGTCTTCAACCACCTTCCGGCGAGGGCGGGTTCGGACACGGCAGGTCCGGCCTGCGCCGCCACCGCCGACGGGGCGGCCCGCCGTCGGTGGCGATGA